The Martelella endophytica genome contains the following window.
GCGATCATTTCGACGGAGCGCGATTCTTCAATCCCGAAGGCATGAGCCTGCCCGGGTTTCGCGAGATGCTGAAGTGGCAGATGGAGAGCAACCGCGCCAAATGGCCGAAATCGGTCGCATGTCCCTTCGCACCGGCCCGGCCTGCACCCGAGGTCAGCGGCAACGAACTGCGGGTGACGATGATCGGTCACGCCAGCCTGCTGATCCAGGTTGCAGGCGCCAATATCCTGACCGATCCGATCTTTGACGAGCGGGCGAGCCCGTTCCGTTCGGTCGGGCCGAAACGGGTCTGCCCACCCGGCGTGCTGATCGAGGACCTGCCGAAGATCGATACGATCCTGGTCACCCACAATCACTATGATCACCTGAGCCTCGATACGCTGGAGATGCTGCACGAAGCGCACCGGCCCCGTTTCATCACGCCGCTTGGCAACGATACCATCATCCGCTCCAGGCTCTCGGATGCCGATATTACCGTGCTCGATTGGGGCGGCCAGGCGATGACGGCCGGCGGCGTCGGCGTCATTGCCGAGCCGTGCCACCACTGGTCGGCGCGCGGCATTGCCGACAGGCGCATGGCGCTCTGGGCTGCCTTCGTGCTCGAAACGCCGGCGGGGCGCATCTATCATATCGGCGATACCGGTTTTCACGAGGGGCGGAACTATCGGGCGGCGGCCGAAAAATACGGAAGCTTCCGCCTCGCCAATCTGCCGATCGGTGCCTATGAGCCGCGGTCCTTCATGCGGGGCGAGCATCAGGATCCGGTGGAGGCGGTCGAGGGCTTCCGGCTCTGCAACACCGCCTATGCCGTCGGCCATCACTTCGGCACTTTCCAGCTCACCGATGAAGGTCGCGATGCGCCAGTCGAAACTCTGAAATCCGCGCTCGCCGATGCCGGCATCGGCGAAGACCGTTTTCGTCCGCTGGAACCCGGCGAGGCGTTTGACGTGCCGGCTGAGCCCTGATCTAGGCTTTCAGCCGGGCGCGACGTTTGGGGTCGGTCAGGTACTTCACCGCGTCCCGGCCGACCCAGCGTCGCGTCCGGTTGTCGGAGGCCGCAAGTTTGTCGGCAAGGCCGAGCGCTGCTTCATGGCACGCCTTGTTCCGCATGCCGATATTGCGCAGGGCCCAGTTCACAGCCTTCTTCACGAAATTGCGCTCATCGCCGGCATGATGCTCGATGAGCGGCAGGAAGGCGAGGAAGGTCGCCGCCGGCTCCTGCTTGCAGTGGACGGCAGCCCCAGCGATCATCGCAAAGGCGGTCCGGCGCACGAATTCACGCTCGTCTGCGGCAAATGAGGCGATCAGCGCCGGGTCCAGCCGCGCCTCGACGAAGATATCGGCGGCGGTATCGACGATCTCCCAGGAGGCAAAATCTCCGGCAAGGCGAAACATCTCCTCAGGCGTCAGCCGGGCCGGCTCGAGGGTCAGCAGCGCCAGTACGCGCGCCTCGCGCACCGGGGTTTCCCAGAGTGCGAACGCCCGCCCGTGATCGCGGCCGACCGCGCGGGCCAGTTGCTGGAGCTGCCGATTGGAAAGGCCGATGGCCGTATCGGTGCGGATGCCGACGCGGGCCATCTCCGCAATCCGCGTCGGGTCGGCGCGTTCGGCGAGCTCCGCCATGATTTCCGCCGCCGAAGATTGATGCGACAGCATGTCTGCCCCTCCCTGGGCCAACCTCGATATCCGTCAACCGCCGACGAGCGAGGCCTCCGTCGACGATGCGCCCTTGCGCTGTTTCAGGGCGTGCTCGCGCCAGATGGTAAACACGCCGGCGCCGACCACGATCAGCGCACCGATGACCATGTGGCTGGTCAGGGTCTCGTGGAAGATCAGAACGCCAAACAGCGAGGCGTAGACGAGCTGCAGATAGGTCACGGTCTGCACCGTGACGGCTTCCGTCACCTCCAGCGCTCGGATCAGGCAGTAATGGCCGGAAATGCCGGTGATGCAGAGTGCCGCGAGCCAGCCCCAGTCGGCCCAGCCGACCGTTTCCCAGAAGAACGGGCCGATGAGGCTGGTGACCACCAGGCCGACGATGCCGGTGTAGAACAGGCTGACCTCGGCGCCGTCATAGCGCCCTGCAAGACGGGTATAGAGCGAATAGAGCGAGAAGGTGATGCAGCAGCCGACGGGGATCAGTGTCAGCATCGAGAAATTGGCGTCGAACGGATTGATGATGATCAGCACGCCGAACAGACCGATGATGATGGCGATCCAGCGCCGCCAGCCGACCTTCTCGCCGAGAAGTGGCACGGAAAGCAGGGCGACCACCAGCGGCGCCGACATGAAGATCGCCTGGCTCTGCGCCAGCCCGACCATGGCAAACGACAGGATGGAGACAAAGATCTGCCCCACGAGCAGCAGGCTCCGCCAGATCTGCAGGCCGAGATGCTGCGTGGCGATCGCCTTCCTGAAGCCGACCGGCGAACGCGCGGCGAGGATGACGACGAACGCGCCAAACGCCCAGAACCGCACCATCGAAATGAAGAAGGGTGAATAAAGCGGTCCGAGATGGCGCGTGATGGCATCCTGGATGGCGAAGATCGTGATGGCGGAGAAGGCGAAGACGATACCGGAGACCTTCATGCACAAAACCTGCCAGCACTGCGGCCGGCCCGGCCTGGGGCGGCGGACGACTTCGAAATGGTAAACAACATGAACAGAACTTTCAGATGCCCCGGATTTCGGCGGGGCAGCGGCGTCAGAATGGCGAGGCTCGGGGAGGAGAGGTCGCCGGGGAGGGATGGGCCGACACTACACCGTGAGAAACCCGCTGGCAAAGGCTTGAAGGTGGTGCATCAGTTTTCCGCGCGTTTTTTTGGCGACGGTCGGATATCCACTGGTGACCGGCGCCGTTCTTGACCATATAACGCGCCGGGAAGAGATGAGCGGAGCCACGCGATGACGCAGACGAACGACAAGGCGCCGATGATGCGCATGAACGGGCTTGGCAACAAGATTCTCGTGATCGACATGCGCGGCCGCCAGGACAAGGTGACGCCGCAGGCGGCGATCCGCCTCAACGCTCACCCCGACACGGCCTTCGACCAGATCATGGCGCTCTACGATCCGCGCGACGACGCGCCGGACGGCTGGATCGACATTCTCAATTCCGACGGATCGATGGCGCAGGCCTGCGGCAACGGCACGCGCTGTGTCGTCGACTACCTGAACGCGGCCTCCGGCCAGACCCGCTTTGCCTTCCGCACCATTGCCGGTTCACTTCTTGCCGAACGCCACGGCGATGGACTGATCTCGGTGGACATGGGCCCGCCGGAATTCGAGTGGGAGAAGATCCCGCTCGCCGGCCCGGCGGCAGATACGAAGCACATCGCGCTGGCCGAGCCGCATGAGGCCGACCCCGCCCTGCAGCGTTTCTCCGCCGCTTCGATGGGCAATCCGCACGCGGTGTTCTTCGTGCCGCGCGATGTCGACAGTTACGACATCCTCGCTTTCGGCCCGCGCTACGAGCATCATCCGATGTTTCCCGAGCGCGCCAACATTTCGCTGGCGCAGGTCACTTCGCCGTCCTCGCTGTCGCTGAAGACCTTCGAGCGCGGCGCCGGCCTCACGCTCGCCTGCGGCTCCGCCGCCTGCGCCGCCGCTGTCTCCGCTGCCCGTACCGGGCGCACGGGCCGCAAGGTCACGGTCTACCTGCCGGCCGGCGCGCTGGAAATCGACTGGCGCGAGGACAACGACCACGTCGTCATGACCGGGCCTGCCGTGCTCGAATGGCGCGGCGCGGTTGAGCCCGCAACGGGCGAGTGGGAGCGGCTTTAGGCATCGCGCCCAGCCTTTCCTCCACCAGACTGAGCTTCCAATCCGGCCGGGATTGCGCCATATAGCGGCCAAACGAAACCGCGACGAGCGCGATGACCATCAAGACCCTGACATTCGGCTGCAGGCTGAACACCTATGAGAGCGAAGTCATGCTCAAGGCCGCGCAAGAGGCGGGGCTTGAGGATGCCGTTCTGGTGAATACCTGCGCGGTGACCGGCGAAGCCGTGCGCCAGGCGCGTCAGGCGATCCGCAGGGCGCGACGGGAGAACCCCTCGGCCCGCATCGTTGTGGCCGGCTGTGCGGCGCAGACCGAAAAGGAGACCTTCGCGAAGATGCCGGAGGTCGATGCGGTGCTCGGGAACGCCGAGAAGCTGGAAGCACGACACTATCGCGCGTTGCCGGATTTCGGCGTCGCCGCCGAAGAAAAGCTGATCGTCAACGACATCATGAGCGTGACCGAGACGGCGCCGCAGATGGTGGAGAGCATTGACGGCCATGTGCGTGCCTTTCTGCAGGTGCAGAATGGCTGCGACCACCGCTGCACCTTCTGCATCATCCCTTATGGTCGCGGCAATTCCCGTTCCGTGCCGATGGGCGCCGTCGTTGATCAGGCCCGCAGGCTTGCCGAAGAGGGCTATCGCGAGATGGTGCTGACCGGCGTCGATGCCACATCCTATGGTGCCGACCTTCCGGGCGCGCCGACGCTCGGCCTGCTGGCGAAGACGCTGCTGAGGCAGGTGCCGGAGATTGCCCGCCTCAGGCTGTCCTCGATCGACAGTATCGAGGTCGATCGCCATCTTCTCGATCTCATCGCCGACGAGCCGCGCTTCATGCCGCATCTGCACCTGTCGCTGCAGCATGGCGATGACCTGATCCTGAAGCGGATGAAACGCCGGCATTCCTCCGCCGATGCGCTCGGCTTCATGGCGAAGGCCCGCGAACTGCGCCCCGGCATTGCCTTCGGCGCCGATTTCATCGCCGGGTTCCCGACGGAGACCGAGGCGCATTTCGAAAATCTGGTGCGGCTTGCCGAAGAGGCCGATATCGCCCGGCTGCATGTCTTTCCCTATAGCCCGCGTCCCGGAACGCCGGCAGCGCGGATGCCCCAACTCGACCGGGCGCTGGTCAAGGAGAGGGCGCGGCGGCTGCGCGAAACGGGCGAAAGGCTGATGCGGAACCATCTCGACCGCATGGTCGGCACGACGGTCACCGTGCTGACCGAACGCGGCGAAAACGGCCACAGCGAAAACTTCACGCCGGTTGCTACGCCGGGCTTTGCGCCAGGGCTCTTTGTGGAGGCCTGGATCACCGGTCACGAGGGCGGCAGGCTTGCCGCGGAGCTTTCGCGGCGTTGACAAGGCTTGCCGGCCCAAAGGATAAGGGTACGACTACCGGCAAGCAGAGGAAAATATTC
Protein-coding sequences here:
- the mtaB gene encoding tRNA (N(6)-L-threonylcarbamoyladenosine(37)-C(2))-methylthiotransferase MtaB, coding for MTIKTLTFGCRLNTYESEVMLKAAQEAGLEDAVLVNTCAVTGEAVRQARQAIRRARRENPSARIVVAGCAAQTEKETFAKMPEVDAVLGNAEKLEARHYRALPDFGVAAEEKLIVNDIMSVTETAPQMVESIDGHVRAFLQVQNGCDHRCTFCIIPYGRGNSRSVPMGAVVDQARRLAEEGYREMVLTGVDATSYGADLPGAPTLGLLAKTLLRQVPEIARLRLSSIDSIEVDRHLLDLIADEPRFMPHLHLSLQHGDDLILKRMKRRHSSADALGFMAKARELRPGIAFGADFIAGFPTETEAHFENLVRLAEEADIARLHVFPYSPRPGTPAARMPQLDRALVKERARRLRETGERLMRNHLDRMVGTTVTVLTERGENGHSENFTPVATPGFAPGLFVEAWITGHEGGRLAAELSRR
- a CDS encoding DMT family transporter encodes the protein MKVSGIVFAFSAITIFAIQDAITRHLGPLYSPFFISMVRFWAFGAFVVILAARSPVGFRKAIATQHLGLQIWRSLLLVGQIFVSILSFAMVGLAQSQAIFMSAPLVVALLSVPLLGEKVGWRRWIAIIIGLFGVLIIINPFDANFSMLTLIPVGCCITFSLYSLYTRLAGRYDGAEVSLFYTGIVGLVVTSLIGPFFWETVGWADWGWLAALCITGISGHYCLIRALEVTEAVTVQTVTYLQLVYASLFGVLIFHETLTSHMVIGALIVVGAGVFTIWREHALKQRKGASSTEASLVGG
- a CDS encoding MBL fold metallo-hydrolase, whose product is MTSGRTMPRRKNRYYDGPKSDHFDGARFFNPEGMSLPGFREMLKWQMESNRAKWPKSVACPFAPARPAPEVSGNELRVTMIGHASLLIQVAGANILTDPIFDERASPFRSVGPKRVCPPGVLIEDLPKIDTILVTHNHYDHLSLDTLEMLHEAHRPRFITPLGNDTIIRSRLSDADITVLDWGGQAMTAGGVGVIAEPCHHWSARGIADRRMALWAAFVLETPAGRIYHIGDTGFHEGRNYRAAAEKYGSFRLANLPIGAYEPRSFMRGEHQDPVEAVEGFRLCNTAYAVGHHFGTFQLTDEGRDAPVETLKSALADAGIGEDRFRPLEPGEAFDVPAEP
- the dapF gene encoding diaminopimelate epimerase, with product MTQTNDKAPMMRMNGLGNKILVIDMRGRQDKVTPQAAIRLNAHPDTAFDQIMALYDPRDDAPDGWIDILNSDGSMAQACGNGTRCVVDYLNAASGQTRFAFRTIAGSLLAERHGDGLISVDMGPPEFEWEKIPLAGPAADTKHIALAEPHEADPALQRFSAASMGNPHAVFFVPRDVDSYDILAFGPRYEHHPMFPERANISLAQVTSPSSLSLKTFERGAGLTLACGSAACAAAVSAARTGRTGRKVTVYLPAGALEIDWREDNDHVVMTGPAVLEWRGAVEPATGEWERL
- a CDS encoding DNA alkylation repair protein — protein: MLSHQSSAAEIMAELAERADPTRIAEMARVGIRTDTAIGLSNRQLQQLARAVGRDHGRAFALWETPVREARVLALLTLEPARLTPEEMFRLAGDFASWEIVDTAADIFVEARLDPALIASFAADEREFVRRTAFAMIAGAAVHCKQEPAATFLAFLPLIEHHAGDERNFVKKAVNWALRNIGMRNKACHEAALGLADKLAASDNRTRRWVGRDAVKYLTDPKRRARLKA